Sequence from the Paramisgurnus dabryanus chromosome 3, PD_genome_1.1, whole genome shotgun sequence genome:
TTGGAATCATAAGGCTCGTCTGGCTCAGGTCTTTCTTTCTGGGTTCTGCACAGTTCTGGAAAAGAGAAAAGAGAACATCACACATTACAAGTTACATCTGTATTGGAAAAGGCAATCAATTATCACAGCAATACTAATTGAACTTCCTGAACAACCTTTCAAGGCAATCTTAACAAACCATTCTGATAAACCACCcttatagtattaaaaacacatACACTTACCCTTACAATTCATTTTCTGCATTTAACGCACCCCTCTAAACAAATTCACTCCTTACTATCAACTTGCCAAGAAATCTGGTTTCATATCAGTATACTGAGATATTCATCAAATGGAACTAGAATTCATAATCGGCCGCTCCACTGCATCACAACttaaaatgtactgtaaattagatttttaatatatgaaaagtggattttaatatttttaattttataatatgTTTGTACTGTATTACtctatatattttaaacaatatataaatatttaataaactgacAGAAAAGTATGTTATTTTTGCCTAGATGACTTCCATACCATCATGCTCTTGTCTAGAAGACGTCCCCTCTGAAGTGCACCCTTCCTTGAGTTTATTAGACAAAGCAACTGTAAAGACAAGTCAAGAGAGACACGTTTTAAATCGCATAAGTCACATGTTCTTTATAAATTCACTTTTAGTATATATTGCTTCTACttttcaataaataaaacatttttacatacCCTCTAGTTCAAGGTCAATCTCATCGAGAGATTTTCCTTTGTATACAGCTGTTCCACATTCTATGGCCATAAGCAGTTTGCTCATTTTTGCCAGCTGTATTGTGTTTTCGGTTAAGCGATAGTATTCCCTATGAACGCGGATGTCATGTCCCATGAATTTTGCCACCTGATCCAACTCGTTATCCTTCAGGTTCATTATTTGACAAAGAGTTGCTATGTGCTTTCTCAGTTGAGTGGAGGTGAGGGTCTCAGGATGTTTCGCATTACACAGATTTGCAAATTTTCTCAGACAGTCTGAGCCTCTGATATGACTATCTGATTTTGCTTTTGCAAAGACATACTTATTGGTGTAAAGAATGCCATTTTCCTGCGTCCTGTGCTCAATGAGAAAATCCAGAGCTTTTTTCATATCTCCAGTAAGCAGCACTGGAACTTTTCGCCCTCTTTTCCCTCTTATCACAATTCTTGTGAAATCATTACTTAGGTCACGTTCCAATTTTGAGAGGCACTGCATAACATCATCATTTAGGGCCTCTGTGTTTTTCTTCTCATATGTCTCAAGTAGCATTTTAGCTGCCTCACCTTGCCGTCTCCGATTAAACAGAATAATTTGTGATAGTATGCTTTCACTTAGCATGATGAATGCTTTGGTATCAGGACCTTCTATCAGTTTCTCATGTGCACTTTCTTCAATGGACTTCAAGTATTTTTGAAGAAGTATTACGTCTTCAGTGAGAGGGATCATTTCCTTTTTGTTCCACTTATTTTCTTCCAGATTTGTCCTTGCACGTTGTGAGACATAGTGGTTCCATTCTGTGCTCACTAACCCTAGGAAGCTCCTCACCCTGTTTGCAGCTACCTCATCTTCTGCTTTGACAAAACGGCCAATCAAGATATCACCAACTGTCTTTAGAGAGTGTCCTAGTTTTACAGCAAGAGATGGTCGATCATAGCGGAATTTTGATTTAGCGAAGCCAGATGCCTTTTTAGCTGCATCCACAGCCAACTGGAACATTGGCGGAATCAAGATATCCTGAAGGTTTTTCACCTTTGCATCTAATGTCTTTGCAGCAATCACAAATCTCCCCAACTCCCTCATTTTCTGACTAACATAACCATCTTTGGATGGATCGCTCCCATGCTTCTCCAACAATCTGTCACCATACTCACAAATAAGTGAATCTGATTTTACTTGAAGAGATATTTCATCATGCAACATCCTACCAATAATTTTACAACATCTCTCTGTTGTATTTCCCTGTATTGGAAGAAGACAGGAAGCTGCTGCTTGCACCCTTTTTTTCTTCCTGAATCCTTCCTGTGGGAGACACATTCGCTTTTTGCAGGAAACCTCGTGCTTCCAGAGCTCttgttttttgaagaaaccatAACAATAGTTGCAGGGCAAAAATTCATGTGGACTAATCTCTTCTGATGGTTGTCTATAAGTTACCAATACCCCTTTTCCTGATCCCAAGACAGTGGTATTGTGAATGTAATCACCTTTACAGCGGAGCTGATCCAAAAACAGACGACGCTTCTTAGAATTTTTGGGTTGGCATATTGCCTTAGCCACATCTTCCTCCTTATAATGCTTTCGCTCTAAGTGACGTGAAATTTTACTCTGAGGCTTTTTGCAGTAAATACAGTAATGCTTTTTGTCCCACTTTCTTTGCTTTCCCTTCTCACATGTCTTCACTGTAATTTTTGGAATGACCTCTTCCTTATCATCATCTCCACAGTCTCTTGCATTTTCCAGGTCACCAGTATTGCCTTCAAACCCAtgaaatttttgtttaaaactaGTTTTTATCTGAGCTTCATCAGCACTGCAGTCTTCACTGTCAGAGGATGTGGAAGGCACATATTCACTGTCTGAAAGATCAGTATGACCAAGactctgtcaaaaaaaaaagaaagtgaaATTGCACCCCCACACAACTACaaccttaataataaaaataaagttaaattttaaattaaagttaaaaatgaatAGCTTCATGCTGCAGttcatgctgggtatcaacaaataacaaatctcatccaggactcccagaatgcactgcagcatgaataaacaatgaacatttaaaaaaa
This genomic interval carries:
- the LOC135769141 gene encoding uncharacterized protein is translated as MERQNQENEQVSEKRGRKRSREHHSPGQAERSEEDDQSLGHTDLSDSEYVPSTSSDSEDCSADEAQIKTSFKQKFHGFEGNTGDLENARDCGDDDKEEVIPKITVKTCEKGKQRKWDKKHYCIYCKKPQSKISRHLERKHYKEEDVAKAICQPKNSKKRRLFLDQLRCKGDYIHNTTVLGSGKGVLVTYRQPSEEISPHEFLPCNYCYGFFKKQELWKHEVSCKKRMCLPQEGFRKKKRVQAAASCLLPIQGNTTERCCKIIGRMLHDEISLQVKSDSLICEYGDRLLEKHGSDPSKDGYVSQKMRELGRFVIAAKTLDAKVKNLQDILIPPMFQLAVDAAKKASGFAKSKFRYDRPSLAVKLGHSLKTVGDILIGRFVKAEDEVAANRVRSFLGLVSTEWNHYVSQRARTNLEENKWNKKEMIPLTEDVILLQKYLKSIEESAHEKLIEGPDTKAFIMLSESILSQIILFNRRRQGEAAKMLLETYEKKNTEALNDDVMQCLSKLERDLSNDFTRIVIRGKRGRKVPVLLTGDMKKALDFLIEHRTQENGILYTNKYVFAKAKSDSHIRGSDCLRKFANLCNAKHPETLTSTQLRKHIATLCQIMNLKDNELDQVAKFMGHDIRVHREYYRLTENTIQLAKMSKLLMAIECGTAVYKGKSLDEIDLELEVALSNKLKEGCTSEGTSSRQEHDELCRTQKERPEPDEPYDSNSDEGPDSHIKTKNKRSSKTKRNELCRTQKERPEPDEPYDSNSDDGPDSHIKTKNKRSSKTKRNGKIV